A DNA window from Castanea sativa cultivar Marrone di Chiusa Pesio chromosome 7, ASM4071231v1 contains the following coding sequences:
- the LOC142642517 gene encoding uncharacterized protein LOC142642517, with amino-acid sequence MGTNQNPKETQKNSFGPSSAKAYLDPHYWDERFSNEEHYEWFKDYSHFRHLIQAHIKPNSSVLELGCGNSQLSEELYKDGITEITCIDLSAVAVEKMQKRLALKGYNEIKVLEADMLDLPFSNECFDVVIEKGTMDVLFVDSGDPWNPRPETVNKVMAMLEDAHRVLKPDGIFISISFGQPHFRRPLFDSPKFTWSVEWNTFGDAFHYFFYVLKKGRRSLDGTVSSERVQPPSISLLHEELESEDYIFRTNIDEMNS; translated from the exons ATGGGTACGAATCAGAACCCGAAGGAAACGCAGAAAAATAGTTTTGGTCCCTCCTCTGCCAAGGCTTACCTCGATCCTCACTATTG GGATGAGCGTTTTTCAAATGAGGAACACTACGAGTGGTTCAAAGATTACTCTCATTTTCGCCACCTTATTCAAGCCCATATAAAGCCCAATTCTTCT GTATTGGAGCTGGGTTGTGGGAACTCACAGTTGTCTGAAGAGTTATACAAAGATGGGATCACTGAGATAACATGCATTGATCTGTCAGCCGTTGCAGTGGAGAAGATGCAGAAGCGATTAGCATTGAAGGGATATAATG AAATAAAGGTTCTGGAGGCTGACATGCTAGACCTGCCCTTTAGCAACGAGTGTTTTGATGTTGTCATTGAGAAAGGAACCATG GATGTATTGTTCGTGGACAGTGGAGACCCATGGAATCCGCGGCCCGAAACAGTAAATAAAGTCATGGCAATGCTTGAAGACGCTCATAGGGTTTTGAAACCAGATGGGATTTTTATCTCAATTTCTTTTGGCCAG CCACACTTCAGGCGTCCTTTATTCGATTCTCCAAAATTTACCTGGTCTGTTGAGTGGAATACTTTTGGTGATGcatttcactattttttctaTGTCTTGAAGAAG GGAAGGAGATCATTGGATGGAACAGTATCTAGTGAGAGGGTCCAGCCACCATCAATCAGTCTACTTCATGAAGAGTTAGAAAGTGAAGATTATATTTTCCGGACCAACATTGATGAGATGAATTCTTAA